From Anomalospiza imberbis isolate Cuckoo-Finch-1a 21T00152 chromosome 22, ASM3175350v1, whole genome shotgun sequence, a single genomic window includes:
- the LOC137487049 gene encoding keratin, type I cytoskeletal 10-like, producing MSCNIKETITVSSKGRSSGGSCIIGGGGGARISSFGIGSGRGFSGRSYCGGVNYGGGLSVGSLAGGNYGGGNCYGNGLGFGLGGGVVVGGLGGDCLLSSCDEKVTMQNLNDRLASYLDKVKCLEKENAELECRIREWYATQGLSCEPRDYSCYYKEIEDLQNQIVCATIDNNKIILDIDNSRMAADDFRVKYETELALRQSVEADINGLRQVLDQLTLCRSDLEAQLESLREELCCLKKNHEEVGPAQILRASWPW from the exons ATGAGTTGCAACATTAAGGAGACTATTACTGTGTCTAGCAAAGGCAGGAGCAGCGGTGGCAGCTGTATcattggtggtggtggtggagcACGGATTTCTTCCTTTGGCATAGGCAGTGGCAGAGGTTTTTCTGGAAGGAGTTACTGCGGTGGAGTGAATTATGGAGGGGGACTGAGTGTTGGTAGCTTGGCTGGTGGGAACTATGGAGGTGGCAACTGCTATGGCAATGGCCTCGGGTTTGGCCTCGGAGGCGGTGTGGTTGTTGGGGGTCTTGGTGGCGACTGCTTGCTTTCATCCTGCGATGAGAAGGTCACCATGCAAAACCTCAATGACCGCCTGGCTTCCTACCTGGACAAGGTGAAGTGCTTGGAGAAGGAGAATGCTGAGCTGGAGTGCAGGATCAGAGAGTGGTACGCAACACAGGGCCTCTCCTGCGAGCCCCGCGACTACAGCTGCTACTACAAAGAGATTGAAGATCTTCAGAACCAG ATTGTCTGTGCAACCATTGATAACAACAAGATAATCCTGGACATTGATAACAGCAGGATGGCGGCTGATGACTTCCGTGTGAA GTACGAGACGGAGCTGGCCCTGCGCCAGAGCGTGGAGGCCGACATCAACGGGCTGCGCCAGGTGCTGGACCAGCTGACGCTGTGCAGGTCTGACCTGGAGGCACAGCTGGAGTCGCTGCGGgaggagctctgctgcctgaagAAGAACCATGAGGAGGTAGGTCCTGCCCAGATCCTACGAGCATCATGGCCCTGGTAG
- the LOC137486780 gene encoding keratin, type I cytoskeletal 13-like isoform X1, which yields MSCSIKQTTGSLRGRTSGGSCVIGGGGGGARISSVSSGRYTTCGIGGSRGFSGRSYCGGVNYGGGLSTGSLVGGNYGGGLGATVLGGCPGMGFSGGSARFGGGMGGGMGMGLGGGGFAGDGILLSGDEKVTMQNLNDRLASYLDKVRCLEQENADLECRIREWYAKQGPFCEPRDYSCYYKEIEDLQNQIVCATIDNNKIILNIDNSRMTADDFRVKYETELALRQSVEADINGLRQVLDQLTLCRSDLEAQLESLREELCCLKKNHEEEMCCLRKQSTGDVSVEVNACPGPDLRKILEEMRCQYETLIERNRKEVEDWYECKIEEVNREVITSGQEVETCNNQVTELRRQLQTLEIDLQAQLSQRDNLESSLAETECRYNSHLAELQSQITCVEQQLADLRAEMECQNQEYKILLDVKCRLEQEIHTYRCLLEGGQQDLIQQGGIGQSSSLGGGVARSSGIGGGGIIRTSHTYTSSAQIPSCAAAEIQVPCRRICD from the exons ATGAGCTGTAGTATTAAGCAGACAACTGGCTCTCTCAGGGGCAGGACCAGCGGTGGCAGCTGTGTGATCGGTGGTGGTGGTGGCGGAGCGCGGATCTCCTCGGTCTCCTCTGGAAGATACACAACCTGCGGGATAGGCGGTAGCCGAGGGTTTTCTGGGAGAAGCTACTGTGGTGGTGTGAATTATGGAGGAGGACTGAGCACCGGCAGTTTGGTCGGTGGAAACTATGGAGGTGGCTTAGGAGCCACTGTCCTGGGAGGATGTCCAGGCATGGGATTCAGTGGTGGCAGTGCTCGCTTTGGCGGTGGCATGGGAGGTGGCATGGGTATGGGTCTTGGTGGAGGTGGTTTTGCTGGTGATGGCATTCTTCTTTCTGGTGACGAGAAAGTCACCATGCAAAATCTGAATGACCGCCTGGCTTCTTACCTGGACAAGGTGAGGTGCCTGGAACAAGAGAATGCTGACCTGGAGTGCAGGATCAGGGAGTGGTATGCCAAGCAGGGCCCTTTTTGTGAGCCACGGGACTACAGCTGCTATTATAAAGAAATAGAAGATCTTCAGAACCAG ATTGTCTGTGCAACCATAGACAACAACAAGATCATTCTGAACATCGATAACAGCAGGATGACAGCTGATGACTTCAGAGTGAA GTACGAGACGGAGCTGGCCCTGCGCCAGAGCGTGGAGGCCGACATCAACGGGCTGCGCCAGGTGCTGGACCAGCTGACGCTGTGCAGGTCTGACCTGGAGGCACAGCTGGAGTCGCTGCGGgaggagctctgctgcctgaagAAGAACCATGAGGAG GAAATGTGCTGTCTGAGGAAGCAATCGACTGGAGATGTGAGCGTGGAGGTCAatgcctgccctggcccagacCTCAGGAAGATCCTGGAGGAGATGAGGTGCCAGTATGAGACGCTGATTGAACGCAACCGCAAAGAAGTTGAGGATTGGTATGAGTGCAAG ATTGAGGAGGTGAATCGGGAGGTTATTACAAGTGGTCAGGAGGTGGAGACGTGCAACAACCAGGTGACTGAACTGAGACGCCAATTGCAAACCCTGGAAATCGATCTCCAAGCTCAGCTCAGCCAG AGGGACAATCTGGAGTCCTCGCTGGCGGAGACAGAGTGTCGCTACAACAGCCAccttgctgagctgcagagccagATCACCTGcgtggagcagcagctggctgaCCTGCGGGCAGAGATGGAGTGCCAGAACCAAGAGTACAAGATCCTGCTGGACGTTAAGTGCCGCCTGGAGCAGGAGATCCACACGTACCGCTGCCTGCTGGAGGGTGGCCAGCAGGACCTTAT TCAGCAAGGAGGAATTGGTCAGTCTTCAAGTCTAGGAGGAGGAGTTGCAAGAAGCAGTGGGATAGGAGGAGGAGGCATCATTAGGACAAGCCACACTTACACTTCGTCTGCCCAGATCCCATCCTGTGCAGCTGCGGAGATCCAAG TGCCTTGCCGAAGGATTTGTGATTAA
- the LOC137486780 gene encoding keratin, type I cytoskeletal 13-like isoform X2, with amino-acid sequence MSCSIKQTTGSLRGRTSGGSCVIGGGGGGARISSVSSGRYTTCGIGGSRGFSGRSYCGGVNYGGGLSTGSLVGGNYGGGLGATVLGGCPGMGFSGGSARFGGGMGGGMGMGLGGGGFAGDGILLSGDEKVTMQNLNDRLASYLDKVRCLEQENADLECRIREWYAKQGPFCEPRDYSCYYKEIEDLQNQIVCATIDNNKIILNIDNSRMTADDFRVKYETELALRQSVEADINGLRQVLDQLTLCRSDLEAQLESLREELCCLKKNHEEEMCCLRKQSTGDVSVEVNACPGPDLRKILEEMRCQYETLIERNRKEVEDWYECKIEEVNREVITSGQEVETCNNQVTELRRQLQTLEIDLQAQLSQRDNLESSLAETECRYNSHLAELQSQITCVEQQLADLRAEMECQNQEYKILLDVKCRLEQEIHTYRCLLEGGQQDLIQQGGIGQSSSLGGGVARSSGIGGGGIIRTSHTYTSSAQIPSCAAAEIQVTCRRICD; translated from the exons ATGAGCTGTAGTATTAAGCAGACAACTGGCTCTCTCAGGGGCAGGACCAGCGGTGGCAGCTGTGTGATCGGTGGTGGTGGTGGCGGAGCGCGGATCTCCTCGGTCTCCTCTGGAAGATACACAACCTGCGGGATAGGCGGTAGCCGAGGGTTTTCTGGGAGAAGCTACTGTGGTGGTGTGAATTATGGAGGAGGACTGAGCACCGGCAGTTTGGTCGGTGGAAACTATGGAGGTGGCTTAGGAGCCACTGTCCTGGGAGGATGTCCAGGCATGGGATTCAGTGGTGGCAGTGCTCGCTTTGGCGGTGGCATGGGAGGTGGCATGGGTATGGGTCTTGGTGGAGGTGGTTTTGCTGGTGATGGCATTCTTCTTTCTGGTGACGAGAAAGTCACCATGCAAAATCTGAATGACCGCCTGGCTTCTTACCTGGACAAGGTGAGGTGCCTGGAACAAGAGAATGCTGACCTGGAGTGCAGGATCAGGGAGTGGTATGCCAAGCAGGGCCCTTTTTGTGAGCCACGGGACTACAGCTGCTATTATAAAGAAATAGAAGATCTTCAGAACCAG ATTGTCTGTGCAACCATAGACAACAACAAGATCATTCTGAACATCGATAACAGCAGGATGACAGCTGATGACTTCAGAGTGAA GTACGAGACGGAGCTGGCCCTGCGCCAGAGCGTGGAGGCCGACATCAACGGGCTGCGCCAGGTGCTGGACCAGCTGACGCTGTGCAGGTCTGACCTGGAGGCACAGCTGGAGTCGCTGCGGgaggagctctgctgcctgaagAAGAACCATGAGGAG GAAATGTGCTGTCTGAGGAAGCAATCGACTGGAGATGTGAGCGTGGAGGTCAatgcctgccctggcccagacCTCAGGAAGATCCTGGAGGAGATGAGGTGCCAGTATGAGACGCTGATTGAACGCAACCGCAAAGAAGTTGAGGATTGGTATGAGTGCAAG ATTGAGGAGGTGAATCGGGAGGTTATTACAAGTGGTCAGGAGGTGGAGACGTGCAACAACCAGGTGACTGAACTGAGACGCCAATTGCAAACCCTGGAAATCGATCTCCAAGCTCAGCTCAGCCAG AGGGACAATCTGGAGTCCTCGCTGGCGGAGACAGAGTGTCGCTACAACAGCCAccttgctgagctgcagagccagATCACCTGcgtggagcagcagctggctgaCCTGCGGGCAGAGATGGAGTGCCAGAACCAAGAGTACAAGATCCTGCTGGACGTTAAGTGCCGCCTGGAGCAGGAGATCCACACGTACCGCTGCCTGCTGGAGGGTGGCCAGCAGGACCTTAT TCAGCAAGGAGGAATTGGTCAGTCTTCAAGTCTAGGAGGAGGAGTTGCAAGAAGCAGTGGGATAGGAGGAGGAGGCATCATTAGGACAAGCCACACTTACACTTCGTCTGCCCAGATCCCATCCTGTGCAGCTGCGGAGATCCAAG
- the LOC137486704 gene encoding keratin, type I cytoskeletal 19-like, whose protein sequence is MSCTVRQVVTTCTQGRGSTGSNAAGTGRRVSSASSGRHAAYDLGAVAGSFSGGSVSEGLLGKQLSAGSVAGGSFGATQRACSALGFSGGGVCTRGGFPRAGAGCGDGILFANNEKATMQNLNDRLASYLDKVRLLEGDNADLECKIREWYAKVGPICEPRDYSCYHKEIEDLQNQILCAAMETNKILLNIDNNRMTADDFRVKYETECGLRQNVDADISNLRPVLDQLASCKTDLQLQCEALTEEMCCLKTNHEEEMSCLRKQATGDVSVEVNACPGPDLRKILEDLRCQYETLMERNRKETEQWYACKVEEVNLEVVTSSQEIESSNKQVTELRRQLQALEINVQAQLTMKENLESSLTETECRYNKYLAELQNQISCVEQRLAEIRAEMECQNQEYKTLLDVKCRLEQEIQTYHCLLEGGQHDIIGSAGRGVGATPAGRSAGLKASLCQPCLP, encoded by the exons ATGAGCTGTACTGTCAGGCAGGTCGTCACCACCTGcacccagggcaggggcagcaccGGCAGCAACGCGGCTGGCACTGGCAGGAGGGTCTCCTCTGCCTCCTCGGGGAGACACGCTGCCTATGACTTGGGTGCTGTGGCTGGCAGCTTCTCCGGTGGCAGTGTAAGCGAGGGATTACTCGGGAAGCAGCTGAGCGCCGGCAGTGTGGCTGGTGGGAGCTTCGGAGCCACCCAGAGGGCTTGTTCTGCCCTGGGATTCAGCGGAGGAGGCGTCTGCACTCGAGGTGGCTTCCCCAGGGCTGGCGCTGGCTGCGGGGATGGGATCCTGTTTGCTAACAACGAGAAGGCGACGATGCAGAACCTCAACGACCGCTTGGCCTCGTACCTGGACAAGGTGCGGCTCCTGGAGGGGGACAACGCTGACCTGGAGTGCAAGATCAGGGAGTGGTACGCCAAGGTGGGGCCCATCTGTGAGCCACGGGACTACAGCTGCTACCACAAGGAAATTGAAGACCTTCAGAACCAG ATCCTGTGTGCAGCCATGGAGACTAACAAAATCCTTCTGAACATTGATAACAACAGGATGACTGCTGATGACTTCAGAGTGAA GTATGAGACCGAGTGTGGTCTCCGGCAGAACGTGGATGCTGACATTAGCAACCTCCGGCCCGTCCTGGACCAGCTGGCCAGCTGCAAGACCGACCTGCAGCTGCAGTGTGAGGCTCTGACAGAGGAGATGTGCTGCCTAAAGACCAACCACGAGGAG GAAATGAGCTGTCTGAGGAAACAGGCAACTGGGGATGTGAGTGTGGAGGTTAatgcctgccctggcccagacCTGAGGAAGATCCTGGAGGATCTGCGGTGCCAGTACGAGACGCTGATGGAGCGCAACCGCAAAGAGACGGAGCAGTGGTACGCCTGCAAG GTGGAGGAGGTGAATCTGGAAGTTGTCACAAGCAGCCAGGAGATAGAGTCGAGCAACAAGCAGGTCACTGAACTGAGACGTCAGCTGCAGGCCCTGGAAATCAATGTACAAGCCCAGCTCACTATG AAAGAAAACCTGGAATCGTCTTTGACGGAGACGGAATGTCGCTACAACAAAtacctggctgagctgcagaacCAGATCTCCTGCGTGGAGCAGCGGCTGGCTGAGATCCGAGCGGAAATGGAGTGCCAGAACCAGGAATACAAGACCCTTCTGGACGTCAAGTGTCGCTTGGAGCAGGAGATCCAGACCTACCACTGCCTGCTGGAGGGTGGCCAACACGACATCAT agGGTCGGCAGGAAGAGGAGTTGGTGCCACACCAGCTGGGAGAAGCGCAGGGCTGAAAGccagcctgtgccagccctgcctgccctga
- the LOC137486784 gene encoding keratin, type I cytoskeletal 14, whose translation MSTTVRQYSSSTSLKGFGSLGGGSSRLSSVRAGGGGYRAPSVHGGSGSYSVSSRVVSGLGSGFGGSYCSSAGGALGGGFGGSYGAGFGAGFGAGFGAGFGGGDGILPAGEKETMQNLNDRLAAYLDKVRALEEANTDLEVKIREWYKKQGPGPDRDYSPYYRTIEELRNKILSATVENANIVLQIDNARLAADDFRTKFESEQALRMSVEADINGLRRVLDELTLSRADLEMQIENLKEELAYLKKNHEEEMTALRGQVGGEISVEMDAAPGIDLTKILADMREQYESLAEKNRRDAEQWFFSKTEELNREVAINTEQLQSGKTEITELRRTIQSLEIDLQSQLSTKAALEGTLADTEARYGTQLAQLQMLITGVEEQLAELRCDMERQNHEYRVLLDVKCRLEQEIATYRRLLEGEDAHISSQYSSAMSSHSGRDVMTSSRQVRTIVEEVQDGKVVSSREQVALTTR comes from the exons ATGAGCACCACGGTCCGGCAATACTCGTCCTCCACCTCCCTCAAGGGGTTCGGGAGCCTGGGGGGAGGCTCCAGCAGGCTCTCCTCCGTGcgggctgggggaggagggtACCGGGCCCCCAGCGTGCACGGGGGCTCTGGCAGCTACTCCGTCTCTTCGCGCGTGGTCTCGGGGCTCGGCAGTGGCTTTGGGGGCAGCTACTGCAGCAGCGCAGGAGGGGCCCTCGGCGGGGGCTTCGGGGGCAGCTATGGGGCCGGCTTTGGGGCCGGCTTTGGGGCCGGCTTTGGGGCCGGCTTTGGAGGCGGTGACGGCATCCTGCCGGCGGGGGAGAAGGAGACCATGCAGAACCTCAACGACCGCCTGGCCGCCTACCTGGACAAGGTGCGGGCCCTGGAGGAGGCCAACACCGACCTGGAGGTGAAGATCAGGGAGTGGTACAAGAAGCAGGGACCTGGTCCTGACCGTGACTACAGCCCCTACTATAGGACTATCGAGGAGCTCAGGAACAAG ATTCTTTCTGCAACTGTTGAAAATGCCAACATCGTCCTGCAGATTGACAatgccaggctggcagcagatgACTTCCGAACCAA gttTGAGTCGGAGCAGGCTCTGCGCATGAGCGTGGAGGCCGACATCAACGGCCTGCGCCGGGTCCTGGATGAGCTGACCCTGTCCAGAGCCGACCTAGAGATGCAGATTGAGAACCTGAAGGAGGAGCTGGCTTATCTGAAGAAGAACCATGAGGAG GAAATGACTGCCCTGCGCGGGCAGGTGGGTGGGGAGATCAGCGTGGAGATGGACGCTGCTCCTGGCATCGACCTCACCAAGATCCTGGCGGACATGCGGGAGCAGTATGAGAGCCTGGCGGAGAAGAACCGCAGGGACGCCGAGCAGTGGTTCTTCAGCAAG ACGGAAGAGCTGAACCGGGAGGTGGCCATCAACACGGAGCAGCTGCAGAGCGGCAAGACGGAGATCACGGAGCTGCGGCGCACGATCCAGAGCCTGGAGATCGACCTGCAGTCGCAGCTCAGCACG AAAGCAGCGCTGGAGGGCACCCTGGCCGACACCGAGGCGCGCTACGGCACCCAGCTGGCCCAGCTGCAGATGCTGATCACGGGCGTGGAGGAGCAGCTGGCCGAGCTGCGCTGCGACATGGAGCGCCAGAACCACGAGTACAGGGTCCTGCTGGACGTCAAGTGCCGCCTGGAGCAGGAGATCGCCACGTACCGCCGGCTCCTGGAGGGCGAGGACGCCCA CATCTCCTCCCAGTACTCCTCCGCCATGTCCTCACACTCTGGCAGAGATG TCATGACATCGTCCCGCCAGGTGCGCACGATCGTCGAGGAGGTGCAGGACGGGAAGGTGGTCTCCTCCCGGGAGCAGGTCGCACTCACCACTCGCTAG